The bacterium genome includes the window CCATTGGAGCAATTCGGGAAGGGCACCCTGCACAGGACCATTGACCGACAAGTAACTGTCCGCGATCAGTTCCAGGCGTTCCCGGCATTCGAGAACCTGCTCAGGCGGTCCCCCTAGAACAATCCAGGAAAGCTTGAGCTGGGGTAAACCCAGGCTTTTGGAGAGCCCACCCAGCCGGAATGACAAACATCCCAGTGGAGTCCAAGGTTCCCGGGAGGTTCCTGGATAGGAAAAATCAAAAAAAACCTCGTCGCTGATATAAGCCAGATCGCCGTGGTTCAGGAACCCGGAAAGAACCGCCTGGTCCTCCTGAGAAAGGTAATTTCCGGTGGGGTTGTTGGGATTGACCAGAATGAA containing:
- a CDS encoding pyridoxal phosphate-dependent aminotransferase — its product is FILVNPNNPTGNYLSQEDQAVLSGFLNHGDLAYISDEVFFDFSYPGTSREPWTPLGCLSFRLGGLSKSLGLPQLKLSWIVLGGPPEQVLECRERLELIADSYLSVNGPVQGALPELLQWAPEFRAQVLERVMGNRRILERAIARSGFLRLWPAQGGWYALVEIRQGSDRWENDALIAIELSRKEGVLTHPGGFYDLTGGKFLVLSLLPTLEVFQEGIERMIRFFSEAALRT